A portion of the Nitratidesulfovibrio termitidis HI1 genome contains these proteins:
- a CDS encoding YkgJ family cysteine cluster protein, whose protein sequence is MHNEHDMPALAPQDDAANVDCRGCGTCCRKGGPALHTEDLALFRAGHLAPEHCLTLRAGELARELSGDLRPLERELVKLRPRMAARDGDWSCLFLNQADSRCGVYAHRPAECRALLCRDTWAIQTLHAVDRVTRLDVLTAWAEGVEERTGRARQADSTGQADSASRADSASQADSKGQVLAGCADPGVPWADILAAYEERCGYAVLAPVGATLRRAADQLRARNPGMAHPMPLPEGADDTAAPDEVAHAVDAFLEAVRFDFAFRSIVRERAGVAMEELDFLLGRTLAATAVMYGVAVRMTANGPELVVLPV, encoded by the coding sequence ATGCACAACGAACACGACATGCCCGCCCTGGCCCCGCAGGATGACGCCGCCAACGTGGACTGCCGGGGCTGCGGCACTTGCTGCCGCAAAGGCGGCCCTGCCCTGCACACGGAAGACCTTGCCCTGTTCCGGGCCGGGCATCTGGCTCCGGAACATTGCCTTACGCTGCGCGCGGGTGAACTGGCCCGTGAGTTGAGCGGCGACCTGCGCCCGCTGGAGCGCGAACTGGTGAAGCTGCGCCCGCGCATGGCAGCGCGGGACGGCGACTGGTCCTGCCTGTTCCTGAATCAGGCCGACAGCCGTTGCGGCGTCTACGCGCACCGTCCCGCCGAGTGTCGCGCCCTGCTGTGCCGCGATACCTGGGCCATCCAGACCCTGCACGCCGTGGACCGGGTGACCCGGCTGGACGTGCTGACGGCATGGGCGGAAGGTGTGGAGGAACGCACCGGAAGGGCCCGACAGGCAGATTCGACAGGTCAGGCGGATTCGGCAAGCCGGGCGGATTCGGCAAGCCAGGCCGATTCCAAGGGTCAGGTTCTCGCAGGCTGCGCCGACCCCGGCGTGCCGTGGGCAGACATTCTGGCCGCGTACGAGGAACGCTGCGGCTACGCTGTGCTGGCCCCCGTGGGTGCGACCCTGCGGCGCGCGGCGGACCAGTTGCGCGCCCGCAACCCCGGCATGGCGCACCCGATGCCCCTGCCCGAAGGGGCGGACGATACGGCGGCGCCGGACGAGGTCGCTCACGCCGTGGACGCGTTTCTGGAAGCCGTGCGCTTCGATTTCGCCTTCCGGTCCATCGTGCGCGAGCGGGCCGGGGTGGCCATGGAAGAACTGGACTTCCTGCTGGGGCGTACCCTTGCGGCCACGGCGGTCATGTACGGCGTGGCCGTGCGCATGACGGCCAACGGCCCGGAACTGGTGGTGCTACCCGTCTAA
- a CDS encoding metallophosphoesterase family protein → MKLAVISDIHGNLGAFKAVLADMDAQGATCAVSLGDNVGYGPDPGPVLRLVASRHIPSVAGNHEMAVADARWLREFNSQSRDAVRMTMDWLDDDEVELARAMPRVLVRDGCRFVHGMPPDSPFTYLYEFHGKRLASVFDRFPEPICFVGHTHDLELVRRDADGVVAREPLTEGARVLPAGGRYLVNAGSVGQPRDGDNRAKYLLWEPAQRRLTVRFVPYDVQDAARRFREAGVNERYVLRLL, encoded by the coding sequence ATGAAGCTGGCGGTCATTTCCGACATTCACGGCAACCTTGGCGCGTTCAAGGCGGTACTGGCCGACATGGACGCGCAGGGGGCAACCTGCGCCGTGTCCCTTGGCGACAACGTGGGCTACGGGCCAGACCCCGGCCCGGTGCTGCGCCTTGTGGCCAGTCGGCACATCCCTTCGGTGGCGGGCAACCACGAGATGGCCGTGGCCGACGCCCGCTGGCTGCGCGAGTTCAACAGCCAGTCGCGCGATGCCGTGCGCATGACCATGGACTGGCTGGACGACGACGAGGTGGAACTGGCCCGCGCCATGCCCCGCGTGCTGGTGCGCGATGGCTGCCGCTTCGTGCACGGCATGCCGCCCGATTCGCCCTTCACCTATCTGTACGAATTTCATGGCAAGCGGCTGGCGTCGGTGTTCGACCGGTTTCCGGAGCCCATCTGCTTCGTGGGGCACACCCATGACCTTGAACTGGTCCGGCGCGACGCCGACGGCGTGGTGGCCCGCGAGCCGCTGACAGAAGGCGCGCGCGTGCTGCCCGCCGGGGGGCGCTATCTGGTCAACGCGGGCAGCGTGGGCCAGCCGCGCGACGGCGACAACCGCGCCAAGTACCTGTTGTGGGAACCCGCCCAGCGCCGCCTGACGGTGCGCTTTGTCCCCTACGACGTGCAGGACGCCGCCCGGCGCTTCCGCGAGGCGGGGGTGAATGAGCGGTATGTGCTCCGTCTGCTGTAG
- a CDS encoding protein kinase domain-containing protein produces MRIGRYTVCGLLGRGGMGAVYKVRQPVTGRIAALKLLRPADTLADLSDMDDLRRRFLHEAQVMAALDHPHVAAVWDVDVAPAGTLRLPSGDDFCPPPDAWGEGAGTPIAEDAGGVEVAGDTRDTTSAAPEDCDPERDRADRVARFGDLPFFVMEYYCLNLGLLIGESYRVEAPTRRLPLPRACRYATQTLDALARMHHAGVIHRDVKPFNIMVTAEDDVKLIDFGLSRLRGEMQPLPRGVKVGSPYYAAPEQERDPDAADGRADLFAVGVMLFRMLTGVLPTDEAFGGRIPRASKRHADMDTAWDDFFARAMARDPAQRFADARTMAAELDALVAAWRQRVDAVCLLPDMDGAPGDAGLTNDAGVPGNADHGADVAPDGSGDTEDANPSATGGNAAVNSIVPGQIAAVRSAPVRSTPVKVMPRNARALFGLDELWRPTGVFAPSPPQSGAGRTGGPTCGLLPGLPVREPVAAEAAAGAAPAGSPAERGAAGLLVSPAPANLPASPIDLAALVAYQPATGLLWQRGGSEWGLTLAEACAHVTGLNAARFAGFDDWRLPTVDEVCTLLAPPPEGGGHCVPPVLDPTPDPLWTADRKAFTAGWFVSASMGFVGWQDDTCRFHVRVVRAVRGVRGDVPA; encoded by the coding sequence ATGCGCATAGGTCGTTACACGGTCTGCGGCCTGCTGGGCCGGGGCGGCATGGGCGCGGTGTACAAGGTGCGCCAGCCGGTCACCGGGCGCATCGCCGCGCTGAAGCTGTTGCGCCCCGCCGACACGCTGGCCGACCTTTCCGATATGGACGACCTGCGCCGCCGCTTCCTGCACGAGGCGCAGGTAATGGCCGCGCTGGACCACCCTCACGTGGCGGCGGTGTGGGATGTGGATGTGGCCCCGGCGGGCACGTTGCGCCTGCCCTCCGGCGACGATTTCTGCCCGCCGCCCGATGCATGGGGCGAGGGCGCGGGGACACCGATTGCGGAGGACGCTGGGGGTGTGGAGGTCGCGGGAGATACGCGAGACACGACCTCCGCCGCCCCGGAGGACTGCGACCCGGAGCGCGACCGCGCCGACCGCGTGGCCCGCTTCGGCGATCTGCCGTTCTTCGTCATGGAATACTACTGCCTGAACCTGGGGCTGCTGATCGGCGAAAGCTACCGGGTAGAGGCCCCCACCCGCCGCCTGCCGCTGCCGCGCGCCTGCCGCTACGCCACGCAGACCCTGGACGCGCTGGCCCGCATGCATCACGCCGGGGTGATCCACCGCGACGTGAAGCCCTTCAACATCATGGTCACCGCTGAAGACGACGTGAAGCTCATCGACTTCGGCCTCTCGCGGTTGCGCGGAGAAATGCAGCCCCTGCCGCGCGGGGTAAAGGTGGGTTCGCCGTACTACGCCGCACCGGAGCAGGAGCGCGACCCGGACGCGGCGGATGGCCGGGCCGACCTGTTTGCCGTGGGGGTGATGCTGTTCCGCATGCTGACCGGCGTGCTGCCCACGGACGAGGCCTTTGGCGGGCGCATCCCCCGCGCCAGCAAGCGCCACGCGGATATGGACACGGCGTGGGACGACTTTTTCGCGCGGGCCATGGCCCGCGACCCGGCACAGCGCTTTGCGGACGCCCGGACCATGGCGGCGGAACTGGATGCGCTGGTGGCCGCATGGCGTCAGCGCGTGGATGCGGTGTGCCTGCTGCCGGACATGGACGGCGCGCCGGGCGATGCTGGCTTGACCAATGATGCTGGCGTGCCGGGCAATGCGGACCACGGAGCAGATGTCGCCCCCGATGGGTCGGGGGACACGGAGGATGCCAATCCTTCGGCTACGGGCGGCAACGCGGCGGTGAACTCCATCGTGCCCGGCCAGATTGCTGCCGTCAGGTCCGCCCCCGTCAGGTCCACTCCGGTAAAGGTCATGCCCCGCAACGCCCGCGCCCTGTTCGGGCTGGACGAACTGTGGCGGCCCACCGGGGTGTTCGCGCCGTCACCTCCTCAATCGGGTGCAGGTCGCACCGGCGGCCCAACTTGTGGACTGCTGCCGGGTCTTCCCGTGCGGGAACCCGTGGCGGCGGAGGCTGCCGCTGGCGCCGCTCCTGCCGGTTCCCCCGCCGAGCGCGGCGCGGCTGGCCTTCTTGTTTCCCCCGCCCCCGCCAATCTCCCCGCCAGCCCGATTGATCTTGCCGCGCTGGTGGCGTACCAACCGGCTACGGGGCTGCTGTGGCAGCGCGGTGGCAGCGAATGGGGGCTGACCCTGGCCGAGGCCTGCGCCCACGTGACCGGTCTGAACGCGGCGCGCTTCGCCGGGTTCGACGACTGGCGGCTGCCCACCGTGGACGAGGTCTGCACCCTGCTGGCCCCGCCGCCGGAAGGGGGTGGGCACTGCGTGCCCCCCGTGCTGGACCCGACCCCCGACCCGCTGTGGACGGCGGACCGCAAGGCGTTCACGGCGGGGTGGTTCGTCAGCGCGTCCATGGGCTTCGTGGGCTGGCAGGACGACACCTGCCGTTTTCATGTGCGTGTGGTCCGGGCAGTCCGGGGTGTGCGCGGCGACGTTCCGGCGTGA